From Spiroplasma monobiae MQ-1, a single genomic window includes:
- the rny gene encoding ribonuclease Y: MLVTKSEETIYIAILAVLVLIVLLSIAAIIYLIKSRQRKYILQKANDEAKEIKMNILAQAKQEAASIKLNAENDAKYISEEVSLEQKNLKIKKEKFYKELDLLGEKEEVLINEKLRLKELKIELELERKNIQSILESKANLTEKEIKEELFNIVETKYLNELSNRVKEFENNLNKKAQERASKILIDAMQSCHIDITNEKNTTFFELENDSWKGRIIGKEGRNIKTFQSYGGVDIVIDETPNRIAISSFNPIRREIAYLTLQELMKSARIHPATIEEQLILQEEKLEKHCYEIGLETLSNLNIDDLPQEIVTLIGKLKYRHSYGQNALQHSAEVGIISGKIAQEMGLDQKTALKAGLLHDIGKAVDFEKEGSHVTLGVKILKKYGIDNIIINAVEAHHNEVEKETYYAEIVAIADAMSAARPGARNNDIEDYFARMQEIEDVCLKQEGVLKAYVLKSGREIRVMVNPGIIDDYSMAKLSYALKEKIEQVNKTPGDVYITIIREKRETIRI, encoded by the coding sequence ATGCTAGTTACAAAATCAGAAGAAACAATATATATTGCGATATTGGCTGTATTGGTATTGATAGTTTTATTATCGATTGCAGCTATAATTTATTTAATTAAATCTCGTCAACGCAAATATATTCTACAAAAAGCAAATGACGAGGCAAAAGAAATAAAAATGAATATATTGGCTCAGGCCAAACAAGAAGCTGCATCAATTAAATTAAATGCAGAAAATGATGCTAAATATATTTCAGAAGAAGTATCTTTAGAACAAAAAAATTTAAAAATTAAAAAAGAAAAATTCTATAAGGAATTAGATTTATTGGGTGAAAAAGAAGAAGTTTTAATTAATGAAAAACTTCGTCTTAAAGAATTGAAAATAGAACTTGAATTAGAACGCAAAAATATTCAATCAATATTAGAGTCAAAAGCAAACTTAACTGAAAAAGAAATAAAAGAAGAGTTATTTAATATTGTTGAAACTAAATATTTAAATGAACTTTCAAATAGAGTTAAAGAATTTGAAAATAATTTAAATAAAAAAGCACAAGAAAGAGCTTCAAAAATACTTATTGATGCAATGCAAAGTTGTCATATTGATATTACTAATGAAAAAAACACAACTTTCTTTGAATTAGAAAATGATTCATGAAAAGGAAGGATTATTGGTAAAGAAGGAAGAAATATAAAAACCTTTCAATCATATGGTGGTGTCGATATAGTTATTGATGAAACTCCAAATAGAATTGCTATTTCATCTTTTAATCCAATTAGAAGAGAAATAGCTTATTTAACTTTGCAAGAACTAATGAAGTCAGCAAGAATTCATCCAGCAACAATTGAAGAACAATTGATATTGCAAGAAGAAAAATTAGAAAAACATTGCTATGAAATTGGTTTGGAAACTTTATCTAACTTAAACATTGACGATTTACCACAAGAAATAGTAACTCTAATTGGTAAATTAAAATATAGACATAGTTATGGTCAAAATGCTCTTCAACACTCTGCAGAAGTTGGAATCATTTCTGGGAAAATTGCTCAAGAAATGGGACTTGATCAAAAAACAGCACTTAAAGCAGGATTGTTACATGACATAGGAAAAGCTGTGGATTTCGAAAAAGAAGGAAGTCATGTAACTTTGGGTGTTAAAATTCTTAAAAAGTATGGAATTGATAATATTATTATAAACGCCGTAGAAGCTCATCATAATGAAGTTGAAAAAGAAACTTATTATGCTGAAATTGTAGCAATAGCTGATGCTATGAGTGCTGCAAGACCTGGAGCAAGGAATAATGATATTGAGGATTATTTCGCAAGAATGCAAGAAATTGAAGATGTTTGTTTAAAACAAGAAGGAGTTTTAAAGGCCTATGTTTTAAAATCTGGAAGAGAAATAAGGGTAATGGTAAATCCTGGAATAATAGATGATTATTCAATGGCTAAACTCTCTTATGCTTTAAAAGAAAAAATAGAACAAGTTAACAAAACTCCTGGAGATGTTTATATTACGATTATTCGTGAAAAACGTGAAACTATAAGAATATAA
- the ffh gene encoding signal recognition particle protein — MGFGDFLTGRMKKSIEKNLKKSTLNSENVKEVLREIRLALLEADVNVDVVKKFIANVERKAEGAFIEQGVRADQQMIKIVHEELIEILGKTNKPLEIEKKPSIIMMVGLQGAGKTTTVGKLSHLISKKNKKKTLMVGLDIYRPGAIDQLVELGQKNNLDVFEQGKQDPVKTAKQAVDYAQKNGYEVIILDTAGRLQIDKELMKELNDIRKVTSPQEIILTVDGMTGQDIINVSQEFNSLLKLTGVIVTKLDGDARGGATLSITDITKLPIKFIGEGEGIGALAEFHPKRMADRILGMGDVETLFEKAADVIDERTMEKTMKRMFAGQFDLEDLRNQMEQVAKMGNLGGIMKMMPGLNGKISESQIDQAQQKLWVANILMSSMTLKERREPRLLKAITRKQRILKGSGRSEKEYNELLNQFDKGKKQVLEMSKALKSGRMPNMGGMRF, encoded by the coding sequence ATGGGATTTGGAGATTTTTTAACAGGTAGAATGAAAAAATCTATCGAAAAAAACCTTAAAAAAAGCACACTAAATAGTGAAAATGTAAAAGAAGTATTGAGAGAAATTAGACTGGCTCTTTTAGAAGCTGACGTTAACGTTGATGTTGTGAAGAAATTTATAGCAAATGTTGAAAGAAAAGCAGAAGGAGCATTTATTGAACAAGGTGTTAGAGCAGATCAACAAATGATTAAGATTGTTCATGAAGAATTAATTGAAATACTTGGAAAAACTAATAAACCATTGGAAATTGAAAAAAAACCTTCTATTATTATGATGGTTGGTTTACAAGGTGCTGGTAAAACAACAACAGTAGGTAAACTTTCTCACTTAATAAGTAAGAAGAATAAGAAAAAAACTTTAATGGTTGGACTTGATATATATAGACCGGGAGCTATTGATCAATTGGTTGAATTGGGTCAAAAAAATAATTTAGATGTTTTTGAACAAGGAAAACAAGATCCGGTAAAAACAGCAAAACAAGCAGTTGATTATGCTCAAAAAAATGGATATGAGGTAATTATTCTCGATACAGCTGGTCGTTTACAAATTGACAAAGAATTAATGAAAGAGCTAAATGATATTAGAAAAGTAACATCACCTCAAGAAATTATTCTTACAGTTGATGGTATGACTGGTCAAGATATTATAAACGTTTCACAAGAATTTAATAGTTTACTAAAACTAACTGGAGTAATTGTTACAAAACTTGATGGTGATGCTCGCGGGGGAGCAACACTTTCAATTACAGATATCACCAAACTACCAATTAAATTTATTGGGGAAGGTGAAGGAATTGGTGCACTTGCAGAATTCCACCCAAAAAGAATGGCTGACAGAATCCTTGGAATGGGAGATGTTGAGACATTATTTGAAAAAGCAGCAGATGTTATTGACGAGCGAACAATGGAAAAAACCATGAAAAGAATGTTTGCTGGTCAATTTGATTTGGAAGATTTAAGAAATCAAATGGAACAAGTTGCTAAAATGGGAAATTTAGGAGGAATCATGAAAATGATGCCCGGATTAAATGGAAAAATAAGCGAATCTCAAATAGATCAAGCCCAACAAAAACTTTGAGTTGCAAATATTTTAATGAGTTCTATGACTTTAAAAGAGAGAAGAGAACCAAGGTTATTAAAAGCAATTACTAGAAAACAAAGAATTCTAAAAGGTTCTGGAAGAAGCGAAAAAGAATACAACGAGTTATTAAACCAATTTGATAAAGGTAAAAAACAAGTTCTTGAAATGTCAAAAGCATTAAAATCAGGAAGAATGCCTAATATGGGCGGTATGAGATTTTAA
- a CDS encoding ABC transporter ATP-binding protein: MIKINKMVKLFKEFNLSDINLIIEKGDLIALVGDNGAGKTTLIKSIFGMVELNSGKITFNDENIFDNNNLSRIAFFPDSNNIPLNITVENYMKYISIVAGVNQKEFNSRVDKIIEMLEIQAYKNKTIKKLSAGMKKRAIMAGVLITKPEFIIFDEPTANLDVEGKNEFLSIIKKLHESNVGMMITSHIIEELQDLCNKLIILKEGSIIYNNKFDNKKESIKNIYFKYIDKKENKYEGVKDIYE, from the coding sequence ATGATAAAAATAAATAAGATGGTTAAATTATTTAAAGAATTTAACCTTTCTGATATAAATTTAATAATTGAAAAAGGAGATTTAATAGCCTTAGTTGGTGATAACGGAGCAGGTAAAACAACTCTAATTAAATCAATTTTTGGTATGGTTGAATTAAATTCTGGAAAAATAACTTTCAATGATGAAAATATATTTGATAATAATAATTTAAGTAGAATTGCATTTTTCCCTGATTCAAATAATATTCCTTTAAATATAACTGTAGAAAATTATATGAAATATATTTCTATTGTTGCAGGTGTTAACCAAAAAGAATTTAATTCCAGAGTGGATAAAATTATTGAAATGTTAGAAATACAAGCATATAAAAATAAAACAATAAAAAAATTATCAGCAGGAATGAAAAAAAGAGCAATAATGGCAGGGGTTTTAATAACAAAACCTGAATTTATAATTTTTGATGAACCAACTGCAAATTTGGATGTAGAAGGTAAAAATGAATTCCTATCAATAATTAAAAAACTTCACGAAAGTAATGTTGGTATGATGATTACAAGTCATATAATTGAAGAATTGCAAGACTTGTGTAATAAATTAATAATATTAAAGGAAGGTAGCATTATTTATAACAATAAATTTGATAATAAAAAAGAGAGTATAAAAAATATTTATTTTAAATATATTGATAAAAAGGAAAATAAATATGAAGGAGTTAAAGACATTTATGAATAA
- a CDS encoding 23S rRNA (pseudouridine(1915)-N(3))-methyltransferase RlmH, with the protein MKIKLICFNKVNKEYKEVYSSYINKLKNHCDLEIIEINEFDHGDIKSNMTKNEQNIDLKLNDLKDYEVFLLDINSKQYTSEMIANTLVENKNYKGGKACFIIGPSDGFSQDFRKLHPNKISFGLITLPYNLVRIVLLEQIYRGFKISKNQKYHK; encoded by the coding sequence ATGAAAATAAAATTGATATGTTTTAACAAAGTTAATAAGGAATATAAAGAAGTCTATAGTTCTTATATTAATAAACTAAAAAATCATTGTGATTTAGAAATAATTGAAATAAATGAGTTTGATCATGGTGATATTAAATCAAATATGACAAAAAATGAACAAAATATAGATCTAAAACTAAACGATTTAAAAGATTATGAAGTCTTTTTGTTAGATATAAACTCAAAACAATATACTTCAGAAATGATAGCAAATACACTAGTTGAAAATAAAAATTATAAGGGTGGAAAAGCTTGTTTTATAATTGGACCAAGTGATGGTTTTAGTCAAGATTTTAGAAAATTACATCCAAATAAAATAAGTTTTGGTTTAATTACACTACCTTATAACTTAGTTAGAATAGTGCTGTTAGAACAAATTTACAGAGGTTTCAAAATTTCAAAGAACCAAAAGTACCATAAATAA
- the ylqF gene encoding ribosome biogenesis GTPase YlqF codes for MFDDKSTFNWFPGHMNKSIKEIEEKVSIVDLVIEIVDARAPFSTQNPLLRKILNKRPRLIIMTKFDLSDKEITNQWTEYFKSAGHRTFIVKDKQTDIYNDVLKLINEMTRESQLKQKSRGIENPQLNVLVVGIPNVGKSTVISKLSKGKTLKIGNKPGVTRGMQRIVMTNNITLIDTPGILPARFENETVACNCAATNSIRLDVIPKERMATKLMRYIYNSYPSLIENTYKINKNVLRPINYDDTFTIFEEIAKRNKFTILDEIADVERAIELFVHDVINNNLGRISFEKPIEIKEISKQAIEEDDLDSTVVSDLTVEW; via the coding sequence ATGTTTGACGACAAATCAACTTTTAATTGATTTCCAGGTCACATGAACAAAAGTATTAAAGAAATTGAAGAAAAGGTTTCAATAGTAGATTTGGTTATTGAGATAGTAGATGCAAGAGCACCTTTCTCTACTCAAAACCCTTTACTTAGAAAGATACTTAACAAAAGACCGAGATTAATTATCATGACTAAGTTTGACTTATCTGATAAGGAAATCACTAACCAATGAACTGAATATTTTAAATCAGCAGGACACAGAACTTTCATTGTAAAAGATAAGCAAACAGACATATACAACGATGTTTTAAAATTAATCAATGAAATGACAAGAGAAAGTCAGTTAAAACAAAAAAGCAGAGGTATAGAAAATCCACAATTAAACGTTTTGGTTGTTGGAATACCAAATGTAGGTAAATCAACAGTTATTTCTAAGTTGTCAAAAGGTAAAACTTTAAAAATTGGAAATAAACCCGGCGTTACTAGAGGGATGCAAAGAATTGTTATGACAAATAACATAACACTTATCGACACTCCTGGAATACTTCCTGCAAGATTTGAAAATGAAACAGTTGCATGTAATTGTGCTGCAACAAACTCAATAAGATTAGATGTTATTCCAAAAGAAAGGATGGCAACTAAATTAATGAGATACATTTACAATTCATACCCATCATTAATTGAAAATACATATAAAATTAACAAGAATGTTTTGAGACCAATAAACTATGATGATACATTTACAATTTTTGAAGAAATAGCCAAAAGAAATAAATTTACTATTCTAGATGAAATTGCAGATGTTGAAAGAGCTATTGAATTATTTGTTCATGATGTTATAAACAATAATTTGGGAAGAATTTCGTTTGAAAAACCAATTGAAATTAAAGAAATCTCAAAACAAGCAATTGAAGAAGATGATCTAGATTCAACAGTAGTAAGTGACTTGACAGTAGAATGATAG
- a CDS encoding ribonuclease HII, which yields MIENQRYLFDQKIRIENDVILISGSDEVGRGAMAGPIVVASAILKPEYNNPKIKDSKLLNEKQREELYEEIKANCVAYSICEYDSKFVDDNNPKKTSQIGMIESIKKLKIKPDICLIDGENIELEDYKCLQVIKGDNLSITIGAASILAKVYRDRIMNNYHLEYPQYNFINHKGYCTKDHQERVKQFGVLDIHRLSYKPIKFLKEKQNEL from the coding sequence ATGATAGAGAATCAAAGATATTTATTTGATCAAAAGATCAGAATAGAAAATGATGTTATTTTAATTTCAGGAAGTGATGAGGTAGGAAGAGGTGCTATGGCAGGGCCAATAGTGGTTGCTTCAGCTATCTTAAAACCAGAATACAATAATCCTAAAATTAAAGACTCTAAGTTATTAAATGAAAAACAAAGAGAAGAATTATATGAGGAAATAAAAGCAAACTGTGTAGCTTACAGTATTTGCGAATATGATTCAAAGTTTGTAGATGATAATAATCCAAAAAAAACTAGTCAAATTGGAATGATTGAATCTATTAAAAAACTAAAAATAAAGCCAGATATTTGTTTAATTGATGGTGAAAATATTGAATTAGAAGATTATAAGTGTTTACAAGTTATTAAGGGAGATAATTTAAGCATTACTATAGGAGCTGCAAGCATACTTGCAAAAGTTTATAGAGATAGAATCATGAATAATTATCATCTTGAATATCCACAATATAACTTTATAAATCATAAAGGCTATTGTACTAAAGATCACCAAGAAAGAGTAAAACAGTTTGGTGTATTAGATATTCATAGACTTTCTTATAAACCTATTAAATTTCTAAAGGAGAAACAAAATGAACTTTAA
- a CDS encoding phospho-sugar mutase, with translation MNFNRNNEVYQEWINSNHLDETLKEELLNASDEELNAAFNIQLEFGTAGIRGILGAGPGRFNLYTIKKVTMSYAKLLISKYGDELNRGVVIGHDNRKYSKEFSQLAAEILTSFGIKAYLFEDNIMKPTPVVSYATKDLNAIGGIVITASHNPAIYNGYKIYDEFGCQLIDEDTKVIAEYMEEIQDILSWNYKTDESILEVVPQKVLDNYKEMISNLQFYKNKSRDGFKMIYSAVNGTGTEFTPPLLRSFGYDVIEVEEHAFEDSTFKNVGNPNPEFEPAWKIPFEYGEKNPDASIMIIQDPDADRIGCAINHNGEWIRIDGNQTGPLLIEWKLSQMKEHNLTPENPAMYSSFVTSDLGDRIANETYGVKVIKTLTGFKWMGSEILKEPERNLNFVFAYEESYGYVLDSSTRDKDGIQATTMLVEAAWYYKQQGKTLIDVLNDLYEKYGHYYTYTENLNFKPEEIKSKVEPIMKKLREEEFTTLGGLELSYAEDYIDGLFNMPGQNLMKFYFNDGSWFAVRPSGTEPKIKIYFICVDKDEKSAKIKCDAVFEDLKDFLEI, from the coding sequence ATGAACTTTAACAGAAACAATGAAGTGTATCAAGAATGAATTAATTCAAATCATTTGGATGAAACATTAAAAGAAGAATTATTAAATGCAAGTGATGAAGAATTAAATGCAGCCTTCAATATTCAATTAGAATTTGGGACAGCTGGAATAAGGGGGATACTTGGTGCTGGTCCAGGAAGGTTTAACTTATATACAATTAAAAAAGTGACAATGAGTTATGCAAAACTTTTAATATCAAAATATGGGGATGAATTAAATAGAGGAGTTGTTATTGGGCATGATAACAGAAAATACTCAAAAGAATTCTCACAACTAGCAGCTGAAATTTTAACAAGCTTTGGAATTAAGGCTTATCTATTTGAAGATAACATAATGAAACCAACTCCAGTAGTTTCTTATGCTACAAAAGACTTAAATGCAATTGGTGGAATTGTTATTACAGCAAGTCATAATCCAGCTATTTATAATGGTTACAAAATTTATGATGAGTTCGGATGTCAATTAATTGATGAAGATACAAAAGTTATTGCAGAATATATGGAAGAAATTCAAGATATTTTAAGTTGAAATTATAAAACCGATGAATCAATTCTTGAAGTTGTTCCTCAAAAAGTTTTAGATAACTATAAAGAAATGATTTCAAATTTACAATTTTACAAAAACAAATCAAGAGATGGTTTTAAAATGATTTACTCTGCTGTTAATGGAACAGGAACAGAATTTACACCACCTTTATTAAGAAGTTTTGGTTATGATGTTATTGAAGTTGAAGAACATGCTTTTGAAGATTCTACTTTCAAAAATGTAGGCAATCCAAATCCAGAATTTGAGCCAGCATGAAAAATACCATTTGAATATGGAGAAAAAAATCCTGATGCATCAATTATGATAATTCAAGATCCAGATGCAGACAGAATTGGTTGTGCAATTAATCACAATGGTGAATGAATTAGAATTGATGGAAATCAAACTGGTCCTTTATTAATTGAATGAAAATTAAGTCAAATGAAAGAACATAATTTAACACCAGAAAATCCTGCAATGTATTCAAGTTTTGTTACAAGTGACCTGGGAGACAGAATTGCAAACGAAACTTATGGAGTTAAAGTTATTAAAACTTTAACTGGTTTCAAATGAATGGGTTCTGAGATATTAAAAGAACCTGAAAGAAACTTAAACTTTGTATTTGCTTATGAAGAAAGTTACGGTTATGTACTTGATTCTTCAACAAGAGATAAAGATGGAATACAAGCAACGACAATGTTAGTTGAAGCTGCTTGATATTACAAACAACAAGGTAAAACTCTAATTGATGTTTTAAATGATTTGTATGAAAAGTATGGTCATTATTATACATATACAGAAAATTTAAACTTTAAACCTGAAGAAATTAAGTCTAAAGTTGAGCCAATAATGAAAAAACTTAGAGAAGAAGAGTTTACTACTTTAGGTGGATTAGAATTAAGTTATGCAGAAGATTATATTGATGGTTTATTCAATATGCCGGGACAAAATTTAATGAAATTCTACTTTAATGATGGAAGTTGATTTGCAGTTAGACCTTCTGGTACTGAACCTAAAATTAAAATCTACTTTATATGTGTTGATAAAGATGAAAAATCTGCAAAAATTAAATGTGATGCAGTATTTGAAGATTTAAAAGATTTCTTGGAAATTTAA